A stretch of Gemmatimonas aurantiaca T-27 DNA encodes these proteins:
- a CDS encoding nucleoside triphosphate pyrophosphohydrolase family protein, translating to MTLDEYQHLAARTLGRDRTHEQQLANAALGLTGEAGEVAEVIKKHLFHATPLDREALAKELGDCLWYLGAFATVLDMSLDDIAQRNIDKLRKRYPEGFDPERSRNRTE from the coding sequence ATGACCCTCGACGAGTATCAACACCTGGCGGCGCGCACGCTCGGGCGCGACCGCACGCACGAACAGCAGTTGGCCAACGCCGCCCTCGGCCTCACCGGTGAAGCCGGGGAAGTAGCCGAGGTGATCAAGAAGCACCTGTTCCACGCCACGCCGCTTGATCGCGAAGCATTGGCCAAGGAACTGGGCGATTGCCTCTGGTATCTGGGAGCTTTTGCCACGGTGCTCGACATGTCGCTCGATGACATTGCGCAGCGCAATATCGACAAGTTGCGCAAGCGTTATCCTGAAGGGTTCGACCCCGAGCGCAGCCGGAACCGCACCGAATAG
- a CDS encoding HDOD domain-containing protein, which yields MKDFIIRATLSRVGALGTLPDVAIRIMRVAENPAATEEMMHEILISDPSLAARVLKVVNSAFYRRQREVSTPRAAIRLLGVEAIRSIALAASLHRLFRGGRTIPGFDPSDLWAHSVAVGTAARAVALRTGVGLPEEAMLAGLLHDIGIIVAMQAWLPEFSLIMQRAGAPGALTFRELELEQIGATHEQLGGALCEAWNFPPSLASACRYHHDFSELTGDAQRFAAVIHLADVLAAQLGIGYVHTVESSAPHPQALALLGIDGLELESLLDDLEMELPQASTLLAA from the coding sequence GTGAAAGACTTCATCATTCGTGCGACGCTGAGCCGCGTCGGCGCATTGGGAACGCTGCCGGATGTTGCCATCCGGATCATGCGGGTGGCGGAAAATCCCGCGGCGACCGAGGAGATGATGCACGAGATCCTCATTTCCGATCCGTCGCTTGCGGCCCGTGTGCTGAAGGTGGTCAACTCCGCCTTCTATCGTCGGCAGCGTGAGGTATCCACACCACGGGCCGCCATCCGCCTGCTGGGTGTGGAAGCCATTCGCAGTATCGCGCTGGCCGCGAGCCTGCATCGCCTGTTCCGCGGCGGGCGCACGATCCCGGGATTCGATCCCAGCGACCTCTGGGCGCACAGTGTGGCTGTGGGGACTGCCGCCCGGGCCGTGGCTCTGCGCACTGGTGTGGGCCTGCCAGAAGAAGCGATGCTGGCTGGTCTGCTGCACGACATCGGCATCATTGTCGCCATGCAGGCGTGGCTGCCCGAGTTCTCTCTCATCATGCAGCGTGCCGGCGCGCCAGGGGCGCTGACATTCCGGGAGCTCGAGCTCGAGCAGATCGGGGCGACACATGAACAGTTGGGCGGGGCCCTGTGCGAGGCGTGGAACTTCCCCCCCTCGCTGGCCTCGGCCTGCCGGTACCATCACGACTTCAGCGAGTTGACCGGTGATGCGCAGCGTTTTGCCGCGGTCATTCACCTGGCCGATGTGCTGGCGGCGCAGTTGGGCATCGGATATGTGCACACGGTGGAAAGCAGCGCCCCGCATCCGCAGGCTCTAGCGCTGTTGGGGATCGACGGCCTCGAATTGGAGTCGCTGCTCGACGACCTCGAGATGGAACTGCCACAGGCTTCCACGTTGCTGGCGGCCTGA
- a CDS encoding putative bifunctional diguanylate cyclase/phosphodiesterase — MTMDQRREDWRRLAQPPARVLLIDDDADIHPLVEAMLRPLHVQFASAHDGRGGMAQAIAMRPDLILLDQELPDGTGVALLPKLRLHPALADVPIIIITASEQREVLAACFEAGASDYIRKPFFGAELRARVQSLIERQRMLDDLGRAAHIDPLTGLPNRALLQWRLQHAIDRARRNVEESFSLMFIDFDRFKLINDSLGHAFGDMLLAELGQRLRDSLRVQDSLARDVSGTTVARLGGDEFIVILEGTRDAAAATVVADRLIEVIELPYHLDQHIVRSSASIGIVHSGGGYTEAADMLRDADIAMYEAKARGKGCHAVFTNDMREAVRYRMQLENALREAIGTDQMFLAYQPILSLEDRRLECVEVLLRWRHPELGSISPAQFIPIAEETRLILPLSDIVLRQACLQFLHWREHMPELAPRYISVNLSRVQLTDPQLAKRMMAILDEMGMPPECLQLEVTESQIMQQRSMASELLAEFKRHGVRLAMDDFGAGYSSLSCLQEYPFDTLKVDRTLTDNISRGRGFSALLHAVVSLAENLGLEIVAEGIERVDQLVLLQALGYTYGQGFLLGRPLTADALEEWARTGAGSGNTSGNGTNTREAA; from the coding sequence ATGACCATGGATCAACGACGGGAAGATTGGCGGCGCCTGGCGCAGCCACCAGCCCGAGTGCTGCTGATTGACGACGACGCGGATATCCATCCGCTGGTCGAGGCCATGTTGCGCCCGCTCCATGTGCAGTTCGCGAGCGCGCACGATGGACGCGGCGGCATGGCGCAGGCCATTGCCATGCGTCCTGACCTCATTCTGCTCGACCAGGAATTGCCGGACGGCACGGGTGTCGCACTGCTTCCCAAGCTGCGCCTGCATCCGGCGCTCGCGGATGTGCCGATCATCATCATCACCGCGAGTGAACAGCGGGAAGTCCTCGCCGCGTGTTTCGAGGCCGGTGCGTCGGACTACATTCGCAAGCCGTTCTTCGGCGCCGAACTGCGTGCGCGTGTGCAATCCCTCATCGAGCGGCAGCGCATGCTCGATGACCTCGGACGGGCAGCGCATATCGATCCGCTCACCGGGTTGCCCAACCGCGCGCTGCTCCAGTGGCGTTTGCAGCATGCGATCGATCGGGCGCGTCGCAATGTCGAAGAATCATTCTCGCTGATGTTCATCGACTTTGATCGGTTCAAGCTGATCAACGACAGTCTCGGGCACGCGTTCGGTGACATGCTGCTCGCCGAGCTGGGGCAGCGCCTGCGTGACAGTCTGCGTGTGCAGGACAGTCTGGCGCGCGATGTGAGCGGAACCACCGTGGCCCGCCTGGGTGGTGACGAGTTCATCGTCATTCTGGAAGGCACGCGTGACGCCGCGGCCGCCACGGTCGTGGCCGATCGATTGATCGAGGTCATCGAACTTCCCTACCATCTCGATCAGCACATCGTGCGATCCAGCGCGAGTATCGGCATCGTGCACAGCGGCGGTGGATATACCGAAGCGGCCGATATGCTGCGCGATGCCGACATCGCGATGTACGAAGCCAAGGCGCGCGGAAAGGGGTGTCACGCGGTCTTTACGAACGATATGCGGGAAGCCGTGCGGTATCGCATGCAGCTCGAAAACGCGCTGCGTGAAGCCATTGGCACGGACCAGATGTTTCTGGCCTATCAGCCGATCCTGTCACTGGAAGACCGTCGTCTCGAGTGCGTGGAGGTGTTGCTGCGCTGGCGGCACCCGGAACTCGGCAGCATCTCGCCTGCGCAGTTCATCCCCATTGCCGAAGAGACTCGCCTGATCCTGCCGCTGTCGGACATCGTGTTGCGTCAGGCCTGTCTGCAATTCCTGCACTGGCGGGAGCATATGCCCGAGCTGGCTCCGCGCTACATCAGCGTGAATCTGTCGCGCGTGCAGTTGACGGATCCGCAGCTCGCCAAGCGCATGATGGCCATTCTCGATGAGATGGGCATGCCGCCGGAGTGTCTGCAGCTCGAGGTCACCGAATCGCAGATCATGCAGCAGCGCTCCATGGCGTCCGAACTGCTGGCCGAGTTCAAGCGTCACGGCGTGCGGCTGGCGATGGATGACTTTGGTGCGGGCTATTCGTCGCTCTCCTGTCTGCAGGAGTATCCGTTCGATACGCTGAAGGTCGACCGCACTCTGACCGACAACATCAGCCGGGGGCGTGGTTTCTCGGCCCTGCTGCACGCGGTGGTGTCACTGGCCGAGAATCTGGGCCTGGAAATCGTGGCGGAAGGCATCGAACGGGTGGATCAGTTGGTGCTACTGCAGGCGCTGGGCTACACCTATGGACAGGGCTTTCTCCTCGGCCGTCCGCTCACTGCGGATGCGCTCGAAGAGTGGGCGCGCACGGGCGCCGGTTCCGGCAACACTTCGGGGAACGGCACAAATACGCGGGAGGCTGCGTGA